From a region of the Paenibacillus sp. FSL R10-2734 genome:
- a CDS encoding ankyrin repeat domain-containing protein: MEKLNQALLAAAQQGDKDLIIKLLEDGADIDATDSEGRTSAMIAVHSNQLDIFKLLLEKGANINIRDNRSDNPLLYAGAEGMLDFVKASVAAGADTAILNRFGGTALIPAADRGHVDIVEELLTTSDVNIDHINNLGWTALLEAIILGDGGKEHQAIVQLLIHHGADIHIADAKGISPLQHAQNRGYQEMVEMLS; the protein is encoded by the coding sequence ATGGAAAAGTTAAACCAAGCACTGTTAGCTGCTGCCCAGCAAGGAGATAAGGATCTTATAATAAAACTATTGGAAGACGGTGCAGATATTGACGCTACAGACAGTGAGGGTAGAACGTCTGCTATGATCGCTGTACACAGTAATCAACTCGATATATTTAAGCTTTTGCTTGAAAAAGGTGCCAATATCAATATTCGCGACAACCGTTCAGATAATCCTCTGCTCTATGCTGGAGCTGAAGGTATGCTTGATTTTGTGAAGGCTTCTGTTGCCGCAGGAGCGGATACAGCTATTCTGAACAGGTTTGGTGGAACTGCACTTATTCCTGCTGCCGACCGCGGTCATGTGGACATTGTGGAAGAGCTTCTTACAACCTCTGACGTCAATATTGATCATATCAATAATCTTGGTTGGACTGCATTACTTGAAGCTATCATATTGGGCGATGGAGGAAAGGAGCACCAAGCTATTGTTCAACTGTTAATTCATCATGGTGCTGATATTCATATTGCAGATGCTAAAGGAATTAGTCCTTTACAGCATGCGCAAAATAGGGGCTATCAAGAAATGGTAGAAATGTTAAGCTAA
- a CDS encoding sensor histidine kinase, which yields MRRIIKLKLAQRISLLVIMIVLISIILSITAVGYWSIYHMSNNIKKNVLNIVNISKLSPILIEGLENPSDNGYKIQDFIEKTQAASTDIDIMVVADTEGIRYGHTKEDRLGDFFSAEDHENALKYGQTYVSTGPGTLGDSMRAFAPIKTKEGDILGFVMAGSLLTSVAKAKQQIILIMLLFIALSVTLGLIGAFYVSRTIKRSLLNFEPEDIARLYSENKGILATIREGIIAIDLEGRITLINKQALELIRCGNEDVLGEYITKVFPQSKLPDVIDTKESIFDYQHALKDIIVNSNNIPIINDDKIIGGVSSFRDQTEIIRLSEQVTGVHKIVDSLRATTHEFKNKLHVILGYIECDKLEAAVNYISTVSDDIQNNVSHILKLVKEPTIASLLIGKISRGHELKVDVRLHEDSYFDNQFLMDINSLVVIIGNLIDNALEHLNVVDKKEKIIDILLLEEESLIRLEISDNGLGIVDISLACQKGYTTKDSGLGYGLYLVKENVEKYQGLLGIESIPGKGTTFTIIFNKEGTSIDSSTYRRR from the coding sequence ATGAGACGAATAATTAAGCTTAAACTAGCACAAAGAATTTCATTATTAGTAATTATGATTGTTCTTATATCCATAATTTTAAGTATTACTGCGGTGGGCTATTGGAGTATTTATCATATGTCGAACAACATTAAGAAGAATGTTCTGAATATTGTAAATATTAGCAAATTATCGCCTATTCTGATTGAAGGATTGGAGAATCCTTCGGACAATGGTTATAAAATTCAGGATTTCATTGAAAAAACACAAGCAGCTAGTACCGACATTGATATTATGGTTGTTGCTGATACAGAAGGAATTCGTTATGGACATACTAAGGAAGATAGATTAGGTGATTTCTTCTCCGCAGAAGATCATGAAAATGCATTAAAATATGGTCAAACTTACGTGTCTACAGGACCAGGAACTTTGGGGGACTCCATGAGGGCTTTTGCGCCCATCAAGACCAAAGAGGGGGATATTCTAGGATTTGTTATGGCAGGTTCCCTATTAACTTCTGTGGCAAAGGCAAAGCAACAAATCATTCTAATCATGTTGTTATTCATTGCCCTTAGTGTAACCCTGGGCCTTATTGGTGCTTTTTATGTTTCACGAACGATTAAGCGTTCTCTACTTAATTTTGAGCCGGAAGATATTGCTAGATTATATTCAGAGAATAAAGGGATATTAGCCACGATTCGGGAGGGGATCATTGCCATAGATCTAGAGGGTAGAATCACATTAATAAACAAGCAGGCTCTGGAGTTAATTAGATGTGGGAACGAGGATGTTCTCGGAGAGTATATCACAAAAGTATTTCCACAAAGTAAACTACCTGATGTGATCGATACTAAAGAATCGATCTTCGATTACCAACATGCGTTAAAAGACATTATCGTAAACTCAAATAATATCCCCATCATCAATGACGATAAAATAATTGGTGGTGTATCCTCTTTCAGGGATCAAACCGAAATTATTAGGCTATCTGAACAAGTAACAGGTGTACATAAAATAGTCGATTCTCTGCGAGCTACCACCCATGAATTTAAGAATAAGCTTCATGTGATTCTTGGATACATTGAATGTGATAAGCTTGAAGCGGCTGTTAACTATATCTCAACAGTTAGTGATGATATACAGAATAATGTCAGTCATATTTTGAAACTAGTTAAAGAGCCTACGATTGCTTCCTTATTGATTGGCAAAATTAGTCGTGGTCATGAGCTGAAGGTTGATGTTCGATTACATGAGGATAGTTATTTTGACAATCAGTTTCTCATGGATATTAATAGTCTGGTTGTTATTATAGGCAACTTGATTGATAATGCTTTGGAACATTTAAATGTAGTGGATAAAAAAGAGAAAATCATTGATATTCTTTTATTAGAAGAGGAATCACTGATCCGGCTGGAGATTTCTGATAATGGTCTAGGAATTGTTGATATTTCATTGGCTTGTCAGAAAGGTTATACAACCAAAGATAGCGGCTTAGGCTATGGATTATATTTGGTGAAAGAGAATGTTGAGAAATATCAGGGACTGCTAGGTATAGAGAGCATACCTGGAAAGGGCACAACATTTACGATTATTTTTAACAAGGAGGGAACATCAATTGATTCGAGTACTTATCGTCGAAGATGA
- a CDS encoding response regulator: MIRVLIVEDDPMVAEINTQYIQNVKGFEVVGWSEDGEQALDLMGNMSIDLLILDVFMPRMDGLELLKQLRKSYSEVDIIFVTAAKERNIIDQGLKLGAVDYLIKPFKFDRIRISLEKYRKRYELFNDHEEINQANLDCLFELKSEAEVPKGIHCHTLALIKEYITKAEYEIEVRKLAEDLAISTVTIRHYLDYLTEINVLTKDLKYGSVGRPIYIYHQCVI, encoded by the coding sequence TTGATTCGAGTACTTATCGTCGAAGATGATCCGATGGTTGCAGAAATTAATACACAATATATTCAAAATGTTAAAGGTTTTGAGGTCGTTGGATGGTCTGAAGATGGGGAACAAGCCTTGGATTTAATGGGAAATATGTCAATTGATTTATTAATTCTCGATGTGTTCATGCCAAGGATGGATGGACTTGAGTTACTCAAGCAATTGCGAAAGAGCTATAGTGAAGTTGATATTATATTCGTTACAGCTGCCAAGGAAAGAAATATTATTGATCAGGGCTTGAAGCTTGGAGCGGTTGATTATTTAATCAAACCGTTTAAGTTCGATAGAATCCGAATTTCATTAGAGAAATATCGGAAAAGATATGAATTATTCAATGATCATGAAGAAATAAATCAAGCTAATCTGGATTGCCTCTTTGAATTGAAATCAGAAGCCGAAGTACCTAAAGGGATTCATTGCCATACTTTAGCTTTGATTAAAGAGTATATAACAAAAGCTGAGTATGAGATCGAAGTTCGAAAACTTGCAGAAGATCTGGCTATTTCCACTGTAACTATAAGACATTATCTTGATTATCTAACTGAAATTAATGTGTTGACCAAAGATTTGAAATATGGTTCTGTGGGCAGACCTATTTATATTTATCATCAGTGCGTGATCTAG
- a CDS encoding flavocytochrome c, with protein sequence MKKGLMIAFSCIFLITGCNSGGGSTGANSTEVSSSDVKSTNQTKEVDVVVVGGGGAGLTAAIEAHDAGAKVIVVEKMPFVGGNTVRSKGGLNAAETSVQKKLGINDSIDTFYKDTMEGGKNLNDPQLVKYFTDNSAEAVEWLISIGMDLGDVAPGAGATNPRMHRPTGGKDVGAVLIETLNKNMKERNIETIVNTTVTEIIDATGKIGGVKAINNDTQQEIQINADAVIVATGGFAANEALYTKYREDLKGFITTNHAGATGDGIIMSEPLGAGLVDMDQIQTNPTVEQSKAEVISESVRGLGAIFVNQGGVRFTSEMLTRDVLSAKILEQEGKYTYIIIDQRLRDNMQAIEGLIKKGLVTEGSSIEDLATKLAIDPSTLKSTLDRWNTSVVNKKDEEFGRNTGMDNDLTKAPYYAIKVGPGVHHTMGGIKINTNAEVCKSDGTPIQGLYAAGETTGGIHGANRLGGNAVADIIIFGRQAGIKASELAIKNGSLLNEQGTKDTEVKVTGVKEGLVGNYKDGTYTASGKGNNGDLTVEIEVKGGLLHSIEVKEFSETGPIFTTVEEQLIPKIIYEQSTEQDAISGATNSSKALMEAVKLALDQAK encoded by the coding sequence ATGAAAAAAGGTTTAATGATTGCATTCTCATGTATCTTCTTAATTACAGGCTGTAATTCTGGTGGGGGTTCGACCGGTGCCAATTCAACCGAGGTCAGTTCTAGCGATGTCAAATCAACTAATCAAACTAAGGAAGTAGATGTTGTAGTAGTCGGAGGAGGAGGCGCTGGCTTAACAGCAGCAATAGAAGCTCATGATGCAGGTGCGAAAGTAATTGTGGTGGAGAAAATGCCTTTTGTTGGGGGGAACACTGTTCGCTCTAAAGGTGGGTTAAATGCAGCTGAAACTAGTGTGCAAAAGAAATTAGGAATCAATGATTCTATAGACACTTTCTACAAGGATACAATGGAAGGCGGTAAGAATTTAAACGATCCCCAATTAGTGAAATATTTCACGGATAATTCTGCTGAGGCTGTGGAGTGGCTGATTTCCATCGGTATGGACTTGGGTGATGTAGCTCCAGGTGCAGGAGCCACAAATCCTAGAATGCATCGTCCAACGGGTGGTAAAGATGTTGGGGCTGTTCTAATTGAAACTTTAAACAAGAACATGAAAGAGCGTAATATTGAAACAATAGTTAATACAACGGTTACAGAAATTATTGATGCTACTGGTAAAATTGGTGGTGTCAAAGCGATCAATAATGATACTCAACAGGAAATCCAAATTAATGCTGATGCAGTCATTGTAGCAACCGGCGGATTTGCAGCAAATGAAGCACTTTATACAAAGTATAGAGAAGATTTGAAAGGATTTATTACTACTAATCATGCAGGTGCTACGGGAGATGGCATTATTATGTCTGAACCACTTGGAGCTGGGTTAGTAGATATGGATCAAATTCAAACGAATCCTACTGTAGAACAAAGTAAGGCTGAAGTAATATCGGAATCTGTTCGTGGTCTTGGAGCTATTTTTGTTAATCAAGGAGGAGTACGTTTTACCAGTGAAATGTTAACTCGAGATGTGTTGTCCGCCAAGATATTAGAACAAGAGGGTAAATATACATATATTATCATTGATCAGCGGTTACGAGATAATATGCAAGCAATTGAGGGATTGATTAAAAAGGGTCTCGTTACTGAAGGCAGTTCGATTGAAGATCTCGCGACTAAACTAGCAATTGATCCATCTACGCTTAAATCAACGTTAGATCGTTGGAATACGTCAGTAGTAAATAAGAAAGATGAGGAATTTGGTCGTAATACAGGTATGGATAATGACCTGACTAAAGCCCCTTACTATGCAATTAAAGTGGGTCCTGGGGTACACCATACAATGGGTGGAATCAAAATTAATACAAATGCAGAGGTCTGTAAGAGTGATGGAACTCCAATCCAGGGGCTTTATGCTGCTGGTGAAACAACTGGCGGTATTCATGGTGCTAACCGGTTGGGTGGTAATGCGGTTGCCGATATTATCATATTTGGTAGACAGGCTGGCATCAAAGCGTCTGAGCTTGCTATCAAGAATGGAAGTCTTCTTAATGAGCAAGGGACTAAGGACACCGAAGTAAAAGTTACTGGGGTTAAGGAAGGTTTAGTAGGAAATTACAAAGATGGCACTTATACGGCTTCTGGTAAAGGTAATAATGGTGATTTAACAGTAGAGATAGAAGTTAAGGGAGGTCTTCTTCATAGCATTGAAGTTAAGGAGTTTTCTGAAACTGGCCCGATCTTCACCACAGTAGAAGAACAATTAATACCGAAAATTATTTACGAACAATCGACTGAACAGGATGCTATCAGTGGTGCAACCAATTCTAGCAAAGCCTTGATGGAAGCAGTGAAATTAGCCTTAGATCAAGCTAAATAA
- a CDS encoding ATP-binding protein, which yields MRTSENKIKLSHMFYIVVFICLLLVVRWSWHNHFSASNPPTVKEGVLDLRGVDIESLSSFPLDGEWEFYPEQWVNATNIDNASKGQRLQVPGNWNAKFNPPADHEKAYGYGTYHLRILLDQPLSEPLSFWFQSVYTASEVEINGTVLSRFGVLSDNKEGHVSVAKSFLISYAPTDQNQLDLFVRTSNYESPLKGGIVRSVKFGIQHEVDTIYWNSIGLQLIVGVILLLHGFYLLIIYLMDVRKTELFNFVMMMVAGAMTVGVKHNGLLFRFLQVDFAWTLKLNALSYMGFCLFLFLMGRVLLGNQRNGKAFYSYILILLGYTLYIVLGPEENVLYSIEKGYYMILYYVPIIWTAYYFAKMVFIRAEGALFLLCAVLAVINNILWGAVYYAGTSQFMFYPVDLIAALAAFSAYWFRRYFHQSHQNVLLNAQLAEANKLKDRFLANTSHELRTPLHGIMNIAQSVLTRKKNVLDKESQHDIELLIMVSRRMSLMLNDLLDVVRLQDKRIVLNIKAVQVRSLAEGVLDMLRFLTGGTKVELRQNINEDLPRVYADEERLVQILINLVHNALKYTEQGRVELAAEQVGEDVWIHVTDTGIGMDEALQKRVFMRYEQGAHSEGGIGLGLSICKELVELHGSDLFLQSQPGHGSKFSFKLPVADESLQLPIPDVHLEMETDAMSPFSRWINTERSAMEAATYSTKEAESLSKLETGSDIIRILAVDDDSVNLKVLQNILSDGAYRIETTTSAREALDKLHHERFDLVIADVMMPGMSGYELTRLIRERFTMYELPIILLTARSEPQDIYAGFLAGANDYVTKPVDAMELKYRAWSLSSMKQAVNDRLRMEGAYLQAQIHPHFLFNTLNSIMSLSDFDTGKMRDLSEAFTTYLRISFDFLNVGKLVTLSRELELVENYVYIQQQRFEERLHVEWEVDADLELLIPPLTIQPLVENAVRHGVLSRAKGGTLRIHIETHADAVHFNIADTGIGMNEAQVSKLLNPKGYKDQGIGLLNTDRRLTQLYGQGLKIQSIPGVGTTVSFIIPDQD from the coding sequence ATGAGAACTTCGGAGAATAAGATTAAGTTAAGCCATATGTTTTACATAGTAGTATTCATCTGCCTGCTGCTTGTGGTGCGCTGGAGCTGGCATAATCACTTTTCAGCGTCCAATCCTCCCACAGTGAAGGAAGGTGTGCTGGATCTACGGGGAGTAGACATTGAATCACTAAGCTCTTTTCCGCTGGATGGAGAATGGGAGTTCTATCCTGAACAATGGGTGAATGCCACCAATATCGACAATGCGTCAAAGGGTCAGAGGCTTCAGGTACCGGGTAACTGGAATGCTAAATTCAATCCTCCAGCCGATCATGAGAAGGCATATGGTTACGGAACTTATCATTTGCGTATTCTGCTGGATCAGCCCTTGTCTGAGCCGCTTAGCTTTTGGTTTCAATCGGTCTATACTGCTTCTGAAGTGGAGATTAATGGAACAGTTCTCTCACGGTTTGGTGTGTTATCTGATAATAAGGAAGGCCATGTTTCTGTCGCGAAGTCATTTCTAATCAGTTATGCGCCTACGGATCAGAACCAACTGGATCTGTTTGTTCGAACGTCAAATTATGAGTCTCCGTTAAAAGGGGGCATTGTTCGGTCAGTGAAGTTTGGCATTCAACATGAGGTTGATACAATCTACTGGAATTCCATTGGCTTACAGCTTATCGTTGGAGTCATTCTTCTGCTTCACGGGTTCTATTTGCTGATTATCTATTTGATGGATGTGCGAAAAACAGAGTTATTTAATTTCGTTATGATGATGGTCGCAGGGGCTATGACCGTTGGGGTTAAGCACAACGGCTTGTTATTCCGGTTTCTTCAGGTTGATTTTGCATGGACGTTGAAGCTAAACGCTCTTTCATATATGGGGTTCTGTTTGTTCCTTTTCCTGATGGGTAGAGTTCTGTTGGGTAATCAGCGTAATGGTAAGGCTTTTTATAGCTACATCCTCATACTCCTAGGTTACACCCTATATATTGTACTGGGGCCTGAAGAGAACGTTCTATATTCGATTGAAAAAGGATACTACATGATCCTGTACTATGTTCCAATAATTTGGACGGCATATTATTTTGCGAAAATGGTATTCATTCGGGCTGAGGGTGCTCTATTTTTGCTATGCGCAGTACTAGCTGTAATAAATAATATATTGTGGGGGGCGGTCTATTACGCAGGAACCTCACAATTTATGTTTTATCCAGTAGATTTGATTGCTGCACTTGCGGCTTTCTCTGCCTATTGGTTTAGGAGATATTTTCATCAATCCCATCAAAATGTGTTACTGAATGCTCAATTGGCTGAAGCCAACAAATTAAAGGATCGTTTTCTGGCCAATACATCACACGAGCTGCGCACCCCACTGCATGGAATTATGAATATTGCCCAGAGCGTGTTAACGAGGAAAAAAAATGTGCTGGATAAAGAGAGTCAACATGACATAGAACTGCTAATTATGGTCAGCCGGCGGATGTCGCTTATGCTGAATGATTTGCTTGATGTGGTGAGATTGCAGGATAAACGGATCGTGTTGAATATAAAAGCGGTGCAAGTAAGGTCATTGGCTGAAGGTGTGCTGGATATGCTACGCTTCCTCACTGGCGGGACGAAGGTGGAGCTTCGCCAGAATATAAATGAGGATTTACCGCGTGTTTATGCTGATGAGGAGCGATTGGTACAGATTCTGATTAATTTGGTTCATAATGCGCTTAAATACACCGAACAGGGAAGGGTAGAGCTGGCAGCAGAACAAGTAGGCGAGGATGTATGGATACATGTCACGGATACTGGAATAGGTATGGATGAGGCATTGCAAAAGCGTGTGTTTATGCGCTATGAACAAGGGGCTCACAGCGAAGGTGGTATTGGCCTTGGACTTAGTATCTGTAAGGAGTTGGTTGAACTGCACGGCAGTGATTTATTTCTGCAATCGCAGCCAGGCCACGGTAGCAAGTTCAGCTTCAAGTTACCCGTAGCAGATGAGAGTTTGCAGTTACCTATTCCTGATGTTCATTTAGAAATGGAAACGGACGCTATGTCACCATTCAGCAGGTGGATAAACACAGAGAGATCTGCTATGGAAGCTGCCACATACAGTACGAAGGAAGCTGAGTCGCTCTCGAAGCTTGAAACAGGTTCTGACATCATTCGGATTCTGGCGGTAGACGATGATTCGGTCAATTTAAAAGTTTTGCAAAATATTTTGTCAGATGGAGCTTATCGGATTGAGACAACGACTTCTGCACGTGAGGCGCTGGATAAGTTACATCATGAGCGGTTTGATTTGGTCATCGCTGATGTGATGATGCCAGGCATGTCTGGTTATGAATTAACAAGATTAATTCGTGAGCGATTCACAATGTATGAACTGCCTATTATTCTACTGACCGCTCGAAGTGAGCCGCAAGACATCTATGCAGGTTTCTTGGCAGGAGCGAATGACTATGTCACCAAGCCAGTTGATGCAATGGAATTGAAGTATCGTGCTTGGTCTCTCTCTTCTATGAAGCAAGCGGTCAATGATCGATTGCGGATGGAGGGGGCTTATTTACAAGCACAGATTCATCCACATTTTCTCTTCAATACACTGAATTCGATTATGTCCTTGAGTGATTTTGATACTGGAAAGATGAGAGACCTATCAGAAGCTTTTACTACTTATCTGCGCATCAGCTTTGACTTCTTGAATGTTGGTAAGCTTGTTACTTTGTCGAGGGAACTTGAGCTAGTGGAGAATTATGTATATATCCAGCAGCAGCGTTTTGAAGAGAGATTGCATGTGGAATGGGAAGTGGACGCGGATCTTGAGCTTTTAATCCCTCCGCTTACGATTCAGCCACTAGTCGAGAATGCCGTTCGGCACGGGGTTTTAAGTCGGGCTAAAGGTGGAACGCTACGCATTCACATTGAGACACATGCGGATGCTGTCCATTTTAACATTGCAGATACGGGGATTGGGATGAACGAAGCTCAAGTCAGTAAGTTGTTAAATCCTAAGGGCTATAAGGATCAAGGGATTGGACTGCTTAATACAGATCGAAGATTGACTCAATTGTATGGGCAAGGCTTGAAGATTCAAAGTATTCCTGGCGTGGGAACTACGGTGTCATTTATTATTCCTGATCAGGATTGA
- a CDS encoding glycosyltransferase family 2 protein — protein sequence MKHSIIVPVNQDYNILTLFTESLMRTIEPFTEIIFINDGSGLKVQEHLERLQREASAKVKIEIIRHEYPKGCAISINEALSNVQGNYIYLLDSDIILNPNWQEQMEDTLNSSPSIGMVGGVLLYPQTGGIQHCGITFADTIGRHLFLNATLEDIPQHIFEVQMVIFAMFAMKREVFEKVGYLDEKFFNGYEDFDYQMRAKEAGYTTVINPKTQAYHWERSNGIHRNFNRKNNLARFWKKWGNQISSDTWNFTLLNLEHRLLTHRLEHGATYIGVDLAEVRSDADSLWDHLQQSELVTLTDILNYSNRFNSNGAIWLPQVLGKELIHSSSRLLFLVDNFTRLLDNRYWIEIRRKASHDDLIVDLYGNVLLINQIYASCWPGTKVR from the coding sequence ATGAAGCATTCCATCATTGTACCAGTTAATCAAGATTACAACATCCTGACTCTATTTACAGAGTCTCTAATGAGGACCATCGAACCTTTCACGGAAATTATTTTCATCAATGATGGCTCTGGTCTGAAGGTCCAAGAGCATTTGGAGCGCTTACAGCGTGAAGCATCAGCAAAGGTAAAGATAGAGATTATACGTCATGAATATCCGAAAGGCTGTGCAATATCAATTAACGAAGCGTTAAGTAACGTGCAAGGCAATTATATTTATTTGCTAGATTCCGATATCATCCTCAATCCAAATTGGCAAGAGCAAATGGAAGATACGTTGAATAGCAGCCCTTCCATCGGCATGGTTGGCGGTGTGCTCCTCTACCCGCAGACGGGTGGGATACAGCATTGCGGTATTACTTTTGCAGATACCATTGGCCGCCATTTGTTTCTGAATGCAACGCTTGAGGATATTCCACAGCATATATTTGAGGTGCAAATGGTTATCTTCGCAATGTTTGCCATGAAGCGAGAAGTATTCGAAAAAGTCGGGTATTTGGATGAAAAATTTTTTAATGGCTATGAGGATTTCGATTATCAAATGAGAGCTAAAGAGGCCGGATATACAACCGTAATCAATCCTAAAACCCAAGCTTATCATTGGGAAAGAAGCAATGGCATTCATCGGAATTTCAATCGGAAGAACAACTTAGCGCGTTTTTGGAAGAAGTGGGGCAATCAAATAAGCAGTGATACGTGGAATTTCACTTTATTAAATCTTGAACATCGCCTTTTAACACACCGTCTTGAACATGGAGCAACTTATATTGGAGTCGATTTGGCTGAGGTTCGCAGCGATGCAGATTCATTGTGGGATCATTTACAACAATCAGAGCTCGTAACCTTAACTGACATATTAAATTATTCTAATCGTTTTAATTCCAATGGTGCGATCTGGCTGCCACAAGTTCTTGGCAAAGAGCTTATTCATTCTTCATCAAGGTTGTTGTTCTTGGTAGACAATTTCACTCGATTACTCGACAACCGATATTGGATTGAAATACGGCGGAAAGCTTCACACGATGATCTTATCGTAGATTTATATGGAAATGTGCTTTTAATCAACCAGATATACGCTAGCTGCTGGCCTGGAACGAAGGTTCGCTGA
- a CDS encoding aminotransferase class III-fold pyridoxal phosphate-dependent enzyme: MEPTKQHHNFTKSLDWLEQASTIIPGGCSTLAKTPERLFPGFTALCCAEANGANFTDIDGNEWLDCEMAMGTVPWGHARVEVTDAIIQQLTKGTSFSTAADLELEAAKLILKRFDERYKMLKFAKGGADVVSAAIRVSRAYSGKSKVIATGYHGWHDWSAYGYYGENTEALGLPPFIRDTTYFMNGDAFETLKLIKRDADDIACIVLCPNEWKKEELSVVVDSCKQRNITVIFDEVTSGIRMGKQATAGEYDIWPDILCLSKGMANGLPLAVIMGGERWMKLLTDVRFSAAHASETIALAALIACEQLIQQAPVWPSWRARTTRLIHDLKEMIELLEIQDLELQGTYASFCIRKHACDQFYNDPFREFLVKRLAKDGIFSKGFFVFSDSHTDADYDRIQQSIQSALQVWSVSSKEQIK, encoded by the coding sequence ATGGAACCGACTAAACAGCACCATAATTTCACAAAAAGTTTGGATTGGCTAGAGCAAGCTTCCACAATTATTCCAGGTGGATGCAGCACACTCGCCAAAACACCAGAGAGACTTTTCCCCGGTTTCACAGCTTTATGCTGTGCGGAAGCAAATGGAGCAAACTTTACTGATATTGATGGTAATGAATGGCTGGATTGTGAGATGGCAATGGGAACTGTGCCGTGGGGACATGCACGAGTAGAAGTAACAGATGCGATTATACAACAATTAACAAAAGGGACCAGCTTCTCAACTGCGGCGGATTTAGAGCTAGAAGCTGCGAAGCTCATTCTAAAAAGATTTGACGAACGTTATAAGATGTTGAAATTTGCGAAAGGAGGGGCTGATGTTGTAAGTGCGGCTATTCGTGTATCTCGTGCCTATAGTGGAAAATCAAAGGTGATTGCCACAGGGTATCATGGTTGGCATGATTGGTCTGCTTACGGGTATTACGGTGAAAATACGGAAGCCCTTGGATTACCGCCATTCATTAGAGACACTACATATTTTATGAACGGTGACGCATTTGAAACTTTGAAGCTAATTAAGCGCGATGCTGATGATATTGCTTGTATTGTGTTATGTCCGAACGAATGGAAGAAAGAAGAGCTTAGTGTCGTTGTCGACAGCTGTAAACAAAGGAATATAACCGTCATCTTCGACGAAGTCACTTCAGGCATTCGGATGGGAAAACAGGCAACAGCGGGTGAATATGATATTTGGCCAGACATATTATGTCTCTCAAAAGGAATGGCTAACGGATTGCCTTTAGCGGTTATTATGGGCGGCGAGCGATGGATGAAGTTATTGACGGACGTTCGGTTCAGCGCTGCGCATGCAAGTGAGACGATTGCTTTAGCAGCGCTAATTGCCTGCGAGCAATTAATCCAGCAGGCTCCTGTCTGGCCAAGTTGGCGTGCTAGAACCACTCGGTTAATCCATGATCTGAAAGAAATGATTGAGCTGCTTGAAATTCAGGATTTAGAGCTGCAAGGCACATATGCAAGCTTTTGTATTCGTAAACATGCCTGCGATCAATTTTATAATGATCCGTTCCGTGAGTTTCTTGTGAAACGGCTGGCGAAAGACGGCATTTTCAGCAAAGGATTTTTCGTGTTCTCTGATAGTCATACTGATGCGGATTATGACCGAATCCAGCAATCCATTCAGTCAGCATTGCAAGTCTGGAGTGTTTCTAGCAAAGAACAAATTAAATAA